One stretch of Mangifera indica cultivar Alphonso chromosome 9, CATAS_Mindica_2.1, whole genome shotgun sequence DNA includes these proteins:
- the LOC123225938 gene encoding oligoribonuclease-like isoform X1: METLTNIFSVLQLDAEDDQLQSPSPSSTSRNSGQTKQKEKSCSDAKLVKIEKKNKENSVNRLEYKMPLVWIDLEMTGLNIEVDRILEIACIITDGKLTKSVEGPDLVIHQSKECLDSMGEWCHSHHKASGLTQKVLLSTLSEREAEEQVIEFVNRNVGTYTPLLAGNSVYVDFLFLKKYMPDLASLFSHVLVDVSSVKALCVRWYPRENRKAPSKENKHRALDDIRESIAELKYYKESIFRSKSKK, encoded by the exons ATGGAAACCCTCACAAATATATTCTCTGTACTACAGCTCGATGCTGAAGATGATCAGCTGCAATCACCCTCGCCTTCTTCCACTTCTCGCAATTCAG gtcaaaccaaacaaaaagaaaaaagttgtaGTGATGCCAAGCTagtaaaaattgagaaaaaaaataaagaaaattctgTGAATCGTTTGGAGTACAAAATGCCTCTTGTGTGGATTGACTTGGAAATGACTG GTTTGAACATTGAAGTTGATCGAATACTGGAGATTGCTTGCATAATTACAGATGGAAAATTGACAAAATCAGTGGAG GGTCCTGATTTGGTTATCCATCAAAGTAAAGAGTGTTTGGACAGCATGGGGGAGTGGTGTCACAGTCACCACAAAGCTAGTG GGTTGACACAAAAAGTGCTACTAAGTACCCTGAGTGAAAGAGAAGCTGAAGAGCAG gtaatagaatttgttaataGAAATGTTGGTACATACACTCCTCTTTTAGCGGGGAATTCAGTGTATGtggattttctatttttaaag AAATACATGCCTGATTTGGCTAGTCTCTTTTCTCATGTACTTGTTGATGTTAGCAGTGTCAAGGCTCTATGCGTTCGCTGGTATCCTAGAG AAAACAGGAAAGCCCCATCAAAAGAGAATAAACATAGAGCTTTGGATGATATTAGAGAAAGCATCGCGGAACTCAAATACTATAAGGAGAGCATATTTAGATCAAAGTCAAAGAAGTAA
- the LOC123225938 gene encoding oligoribonuclease-like isoform X3, with protein sequence METLTNIFSVLQLDAEDDQLQSPSPSSTSRNSGLNIEVDRILEIACIITDGKLTKSVEGPDLVIHQSKECLDSMGEWCHSHHKASGLTQKVLLSTLSEREAEEQVIEFVNRNVGTYTPLLAGNSVYVDFLFLKKYMPDLASLFSHVLVDVSSVKALCVRWYPRENRKAPSKENKHRALDDIRESIAELKYYKESIFRSKSKK encoded by the exons ATGGAAACCCTCACAAATATATTCTCTGTACTACAGCTCGATGCTGAAGATGATCAGCTGCAATCACCCTCGCCTTCTTCCACTTCTCGCAATTCAG GTTTGAACATTGAAGTTGATCGAATACTGGAGATTGCTTGCATAATTACAGATGGAAAATTGACAAAATCAGTGGAG GGTCCTGATTTGGTTATCCATCAAAGTAAAGAGTGTTTGGACAGCATGGGGGAGTGGTGTCACAGTCACCACAAAGCTAGTG GGTTGACACAAAAAGTGCTACTAAGTACCCTGAGTGAAAGAGAAGCTGAAGAGCAG gtaatagaatttgttaataGAAATGTTGGTACATACACTCCTCTTTTAGCGGGGAATTCAGTGTATGtggattttctatttttaaag AAATACATGCCTGATTTGGCTAGTCTCTTTTCTCATGTACTTGTTGATGTTAGCAGTGTCAAGGCTCTATGCGTTCGCTGGTATCCTAGAG AAAACAGGAAAGCCCCATCAAAAGAGAATAAACATAGAGCTTTGGATGATATTAGAGAAAGCATCGCGGAACTCAAATACTATAAGGAGAGCATATTTAGATCAAAGTCAAAGAAGTAA
- the LOC123225938 gene encoding oligoribonuclease-like isoform X2 yields METLTNIFSVLQLDAEDDQLQSPSPSSTSRNSGQTKQKEKSCSDAKLVKIEKKNKENSVNRLEYKMPLVWIDLEMTGLNIEVDRILEIACIITDGKLTKSVEGPDLVIHQSKECLDSMGEWCHSHHKASGLTQKVLLSTLSEREAEEQVCDNFVKCSVKALCVRWYPRENRKAPSKENKHRALDDIRESIAELKYYKESIFRSKSKK; encoded by the exons ATGGAAACCCTCACAAATATATTCTCTGTACTACAGCTCGATGCTGAAGATGATCAGCTGCAATCACCCTCGCCTTCTTCCACTTCTCGCAATTCAG gtcaaaccaaacaaaaagaaaaaagttgtaGTGATGCCAAGCTagtaaaaattgagaaaaaaaataaagaaaattctgTGAATCGTTTGGAGTACAAAATGCCTCTTGTGTGGATTGACTTGGAAATGACTG GTTTGAACATTGAAGTTGATCGAATACTGGAGATTGCTTGCATAATTACAGATGGAAAATTGACAAAATCAGTGGAG GGTCCTGATTTGGTTATCCATCAAAGTAAAGAGTGTTTGGACAGCATGGGGGAGTGGTGTCACAGTCACCACAAAGCTAGTG GGTTGACACAAAAAGTGCTACTAAGTACCCTGAGTGAAAGAGAAGCTGAAGAGCAGGTTTGTGATAATTTTGTCAAGTG CAGTGTCAAGGCTCTATGCGTTCGCTGGTATCCTAGAG AAAACAGGAAAGCCCCATCAAAAGAGAATAAACATAGAGCTTTGGATGATATTAGAGAAAGCATCGCGGAACTCAAATACTATAAGGAGAGCATATTTAGATCAAAGTCAAAGAAGTAA
- the LOC123225937 gene encoding CBL-interacting protein kinase 32-like isoform X1, with amino-acid sequence MSQPKIKRRVGKYEVGRTIGEGTFAKVKFARNSETGEPVALKILDKEKVLKHKMAEQVSNYSQDDIKREIATMKLIKHPNVVQLYEVMGSKTKIFIVLEFATGGELFDKIVNHGRMREDEARRYFQQLINAVDYCHSRGVFHRDLKPENLLLDAYGNLKVSDFGLSALSQQVRDDGLLHTTCGTPNYVAPEVLNDRGYDGTTADLWSCGVILFVLLAGYLPFDDSNLMHLYKKISAAEFTCPPWLSFPAMKLITRILDPNPFTRISIPEILEDEWFKKGYKPPIFKEKEDTNLDDVEAVFKDSEEHHVTEKKEEQPAPMNAFELISLSKGLNLGNLFDIEQGFKRETRFTSKCPANEIVNKIEEAAKPLGFDVHRKNYKMRLENMKAGRKGNLNVATEIFQVAPSLHMVEVRKAKGDTLEFHKFYKNLSTCLDDVVWKTEEEMQEMT; translated from the exons atgagtCAGCCTAAAATTAAACGGCGGGTTGGTAAATATGAGGTGGGAAGAACAATCGGTGAGGGTACATTTGCAAAAGTGAAGTTTGCAAGGAATTCTGAGACTGGGGAACCTGTAGCTCTCAAGATTCTTGATAAAGAGAAAGTTCTCAAGCACAAGATGGCTGAGCAGGTCTCTAACTACTCTCAGGATGAT ATCAAACGGGAGATTGCCACAATGAAGTTGATAAAGCATCCCAACGTTGTTCAATTATATGAG GTGATGGGAAGCAAGACAAAGATATTTATTGTCTTGGAGTTTGCTACTGGAGGAGAGCTGTTTGACAAGATT GTAAATCATGGACGGATGAGAGAGGATGAAGCACGGAGATACTTCCAGCAGCTTATTAATGCTGTTGATTATTGCCATAGCAGAGGTGTCTTCCACAGGGATCTTAAG CCTGAAAACTTGCTGTTGGATGCTTATGGAAACCTCAAAGTTTCTGATTTTGGATTGAGTGCTCTTTCCCAACAAGTCAGG GATGATGGTCTCCTTCACACGACTTGTGGAACTCCAAACTATGTTGCTCCTGAG GTTCTTAATGACAGAGGCTACGATGGGACAACTGCAGATTTGTGGTCTTGTGGAGTAATACTCTTTGTACTGCTCGCAGGGTACTTGCCTTTTGATGATTCTAATCTTATGCACCTATATAAAAAA ATTTCTGCGGCTGAATTCACTTGCCCTCCTTGGCTATCGTTCCCTGCCATGAAATTGATAACCCGTATCTTGGATCCCAATCCATTTACT CGCATATCTATTCCAGAAATTCTCGAAGACGAATGGTTTAAGAAAGGCTATAAGCCTCCAATTTTCAAGGAGAAGGAAGACACAAACTTGGATGATGTAGAAGCTGTTTTTAAGGATTCAGAA gaGCACCATGTgacagagaagaaagaagagcaGCCTGCACCAATGAATGCATTTGAGTTGATATCCTTATCAAAAGGGCTAAACCTTGGGAATTTGTTTGATATAGAACAG GGATTTAAGAGAGAAACAAGGTTCACATCTAAATGTCCTGCTAATGAGATAGTCAATAAAATAGAAGAAGCAGCTAAGCCTCTTGGTTTTGATGTTCacagaaaaaattataag atgAGGCTTGAAAATATGAAAGCTGGGAGGAAGGGAAACCTTAACGTGGCCACTGAG ATTTTTCAAGTAGCACCTTCTCTTCATATGGTTGAGGTGCGAAAAGCGAAGGGGGATACTTTGGAGTTTCATAAG TTCTACAAAAACCTATCGACATGCCTGGATGATGTGGTGTGGAAAACTGAGGAGGAGATGCAAGAGATGACATAG
- the LOC123225937 gene encoding CBL-interacting protein kinase 32-like isoform X2 — protein sequence MSQPKIKRRVGKYEVGRTIGEGTFAKVKFARNSETGEPVALKILDKEKVLKHKMAEQIKREIATMKLIKHPNVVQLYEVMGSKTKIFIVLEFATGGELFDKIVNHGRMREDEARRYFQQLINAVDYCHSRGVFHRDLKPENLLLDAYGNLKVSDFGLSALSQQVRDDGLLHTTCGTPNYVAPEVLNDRGYDGTTADLWSCGVILFVLLAGYLPFDDSNLMHLYKKISAAEFTCPPWLSFPAMKLITRILDPNPFTRISIPEILEDEWFKKGYKPPIFKEKEDTNLDDVEAVFKDSEEHHVTEKKEEQPAPMNAFELISLSKGLNLGNLFDIEQGFKRETRFTSKCPANEIVNKIEEAAKPLGFDVHRKNYKMRLENMKAGRKGNLNVATEIFQVAPSLHMVEVRKAKGDTLEFHKFYKNLSTCLDDVVWKTEEEMQEMT from the exons atgagtCAGCCTAAAATTAAACGGCGGGTTGGTAAATATGAGGTGGGAAGAACAATCGGTGAGGGTACATTTGCAAAAGTGAAGTTTGCAAGGAATTCTGAGACTGGGGAACCTGTAGCTCTCAAGATTCTTGATAAAGAGAAAGTTCTCAAGCACAAGATGGCTGAGCAG ATCAAACGGGAGATTGCCACAATGAAGTTGATAAAGCATCCCAACGTTGTTCAATTATATGAG GTGATGGGAAGCAAGACAAAGATATTTATTGTCTTGGAGTTTGCTACTGGAGGAGAGCTGTTTGACAAGATT GTAAATCATGGACGGATGAGAGAGGATGAAGCACGGAGATACTTCCAGCAGCTTATTAATGCTGTTGATTATTGCCATAGCAGAGGTGTCTTCCACAGGGATCTTAAG CCTGAAAACTTGCTGTTGGATGCTTATGGAAACCTCAAAGTTTCTGATTTTGGATTGAGTGCTCTTTCCCAACAAGTCAGG GATGATGGTCTCCTTCACACGACTTGTGGAACTCCAAACTATGTTGCTCCTGAG GTTCTTAATGACAGAGGCTACGATGGGACAACTGCAGATTTGTGGTCTTGTGGAGTAATACTCTTTGTACTGCTCGCAGGGTACTTGCCTTTTGATGATTCTAATCTTATGCACCTATATAAAAAA ATTTCTGCGGCTGAATTCACTTGCCCTCCTTGGCTATCGTTCCCTGCCATGAAATTGATAACCCGTATCTTGGATCCCAATCCATTTACT CGCATATCTATTCCAGAAATTCTCGAAGACGAATGGTTTAAGAAAGGCTATAAGCCTCCAATTTTCAAGGAGAAGGAAGACACAAACTTGGATGATGTAGAAGCTGTTTTTAAGGATTCAGAA gaGCACCATGTgacagagaagaaagaagagcaGCCTGCACCAATGAATGCATTTGAGTTGATATCCTTATCAAAAGGGCTAAACCTTGGGAATTTGTTTGATATAGAACAG GGATTTAAGAGAGAAACAAGGTTCACATCTAAATGTCCTGCTAATGAGATAGTCAATAAAATAGAAGAAGCAGCTAAGCCTCTTGGTTTTGATGTTCacagaaaaaattataag atgAGGCTTGAAAATATGAAAGCTGGGAGGAAGGGAAACCTTAACGTGGCCACTGAG ATTTTTCAAGTAGCACCTTCTCTTCATATGGTTGAGGTGCGAAAAGCGAAGGGGGATACTTTGGAGTTTCATAAG TTCTACAAAAACCTATCGACATGCCTGGATGATGTGGTGTGGAAAACTGAGGAGGAGATGCAAGAGATGACATAG